GCGAGCCCAAGGATATCGAGGAACTGCGGCGGCTGATCGACAATCACCGCGAGCAGACCGGCTCGACGGTCGCGGCGCGGTTGCTGGCCGATTGGAAGAACAGCCTGTCCAAATTCAAGAAGGTCATGCCAACCGACTACAAGCGGGCCCTCCAAGAGATCGCACAGAGGCGAAGCGCCGGCTCTGCGAAAGACAATAGCGCGTCGTTCGACTCCGAGCGGGCTGCCTTGGCGGCCTTGCCTGGAGGACGCATTTAGAACCGCGGATGCGATGACTCTCGTCGATCCGCGACTCGATAGACCTGCCTCGCTGCTCTGCACCGCTGAAATCATCAACCCTCTGACCGACGCCACGAGTACCGAACGGATGGGAAAGCCGACCGGCTTCACCGAATTTTCGCGGCACGCTCCGCAGGAGCGCGACCCCGCGCTGCGCGTGCTCGACTGGAGCGAGTTCCACGAGCACTTGAGCGTCGGCGAGCTGCGCGAACAGGGTGCGCGCTGCATGGATTGCGGCGTTCCGTTTTGCCACACCGGCGACTTGATGGCCAACATGGCGGCCGGCTGTCCCGTCAACAACCTCATTCCCGAATGGAACGACCTCGTCTATCGCGATCGTTGGCGCGAGGCCCTCGATCGCCTGCACGCGACCAACAACTTCCCCGAATTTACCGGCCGTGTCTGTCCGGCCCCGTGCGAGGGCTCGTGCGTGCTCGGCATCATCGAGCCGCCGGTGACGATCAAGTCGATCGAATGCGCGATCATCGACCGCGGCTTCGAGGAGGGCTGGGTAACCGCGAAACCGCCCAGGTCGCGCACATGCAAGACCGTCGCCGTGGTCGGCTCCGGGCCCGCAGGATTGGCAGCGGCCGCCCAGCTCAACAGCGCCGGCCATACGATCACCGTCTTTGAGCGGGCCGACCGCATCGGCGGCCTGTTGATGTACGGCATTCCCAATATGAAGCTCGAGAAATCGATCGTCGAGCGCCGCGTGAAGCTCTTGGCCGACGAGGGAATCGAGTTTCTGACGAGCAAAGATGTCGGCCGCGATCCGACGGGCGCGCAGCTGCTCGAGCAGTTTGACGCCGTCGTGCTTTGCACCGGGGCGACGCGGCCGCGCGATTTGCCGATTCCGGGCCGCGACCTCAAGGGAATTCATTTCGCGATGGAATTCCTGCACGCGAACACCAAGAGCCTGCTCGACTCAGGCCTTGGAGACGGCCGCTACATCAGCGCGAAGGACAAGCGCGTGATCGTGATCGGCGGCGGTGACACGGGGACGGATTGCATCGGAACCTCGATGCGGCACGGTTGCCGCAACCTGGTCAACTTCGAGATTGTGCCGATGCCGCCACAGGTGC
This DNA window, taken from Pirellulales bacterium, encodes the following:
- a CDS encoding glutamate synthase subunit beta codes for the protein MGKPTGFTEFSRHAPQERDPALRVLDWSEFHEHLSVGELREQGARCMDCGVPFCHTGDLMANMAAGCPVNNLIPEWNDLVYRDRWREALDRLHATNNFPEFTGRVCPAPCEGSCVLGIIEPPVTIKSIECAIIDRGFEEGWVTAKPPRSRTCKTVAVVGSGPAGLAAAAQLNSAGHTITVFERADRIGGLLMYGIPNMKLEKSIVERRVKLLADEGIEFLTSKDVGRDPTGAQLLEQFDAVVLCTGATRPRDLPIPGRDLKGIHFAMEFLHANTKSLLDSGLGDGRYISAKDKRVIVIGGGDTGTDCIGTSMRHGCRNLVNFEIVPMPPQVRAANNPWPQWPRVFRVDYGHAEATVKFGRDPREFAISTVEFQSDGAGNVQALKAVRVDWSKPIPGKAPFSVVEGSEEIFECDLVLLALGFLGPETAVSGQLGVEVDERANYKAPYGKFRTNVENVFAAGDCRRGQSLIVWAINEGRGAARECDRFLMGSTDLP